From a single Bacillota bacterium genomic region:
- a CDS encoding enoyl-CoA hydratase-related protein, producing the protein MAEYIQLEREDRLAVVTINRPPVNALNQSVLNELEAVFDDLAKDENVGAVIITGAGEKAFVAGADITEFPSLNSANGEKLSRRGQAVFQKIADFPAPVIAAVNGFALGGGMELALACDIRVVAENAKVGLPEVTLGIFPGYAGTQRLPRTISPGKAKELIFTGAMIDGAEAYRIGLADHLTPEGESLNKARELAAKILKVGPIAVRLAKQAVNEGLDKTLGEGQELEAALFARLCDTEDQKEGARAFLEKRPPEFKGH; encoded by the coding sequence ATGGCTGAATACATACAACTGGAACGTGAAGACAGGCTTGCAGTGGTAACGATTAACCGTCCGCCGGTCAACGCTCTGAACCAGTCGGTATTGAACGAACTTGAGGCAGTCTTTGATGATTTGGCCAAAGATGAGAATGTAGGGGCTGTAATAATCACCGGTGCGGGAGAAAAGGCCTTTGTTGCCGGTGCCGACATCACCGAGTTTCCTTCATTAAACAGCGCCAATGGAGAAAAATTAAGCCGCCGCGGGCAGGCGGTATTTCAGAAAATCGCTGACTTTCCTGCACCGGTAATCGCTGCGGTCAACGGCTTTGCTCTCGGTGGCGGGATGGAACTGGCCCTGGCCTGTGATATCCGGGTTGTTGCCGAAAATGCCAAAGTAGGCCTGCCGGAAGTAACCCTCGGTATTTTCCCGGGCTATGCAGGAACACAGCGCCTGCCCAGGACTATCTCACCGGGCAAGGCCAAAGAACTGATCTTTACCGGGGCGATGATCGACGGGGCGGAAGCATACCGCATCGGCCTGGCCGATCACCTGACTCCCGAGGGTGAATCACTGAATAAAGCTCGCGAACTGGCGGCTAAAATTTTAAAGGTAGGACCCATTGCTGTTCGCCTGGCCAAGCAGGCTGTAAATGAAGGGTTGGACAAGACACTTGGAGAAGGACAGGAGCTGGAAGCTGCGCTATTTGCCAGGCTATGCGATACGGAAGACCAAAAAGAAGGAGCCAGAGCATTCCTCGAGAAGCGCCCCCCTGAATTCAAGGGCCATTAA
- a CDS encoding acetyl-CoA C-acetyltransferase, with the protein MKKDVVIVSAVRTPIGDFGGSLRDLSALQLGKIVVEEAVRRAINLQKEQVNEIIFGNCSQRSDEPNIARCIALEAGFPVETTGFTIQRQCSSAMQSIVSAYQEIILGDADIVIAGGVESMSSVPYVLKSARWGQRLQHGEMTDALWEMLMDPVHKIMMGETAERLAEKYKISREEQDEIAFRSHDNALKAIDGGTFKEEIVPVNISTRKGETIVDTDEHPRRDISLESLAKLKPVFRKDGTVTAGNSSGLNDGAAAVILMSASRAKELGMKPLARIVSYAWAGVEPDLMGYGPVPATRKALRKAKMTLGQIELIELNEAFAAQYLACEKLLDLNRAIVNVNGSGVGLGHPVGSTGARIVVTLLHEMARRNNKYGLATLCVGGGMGMAMILERF; encoded by the coding sequence ATGAAAAAAGATGTAGTGATTGTCAGCGCCGTGCGCACCCCCATCGGCGATTTCGGCGGCTCGCTTCGTGATCTGTCTGCTCTCCAGTTAGGCAAAATTGTTGTTGAAGAAGCTGTCCGACGCGCTATCAACCTTCAAAAAGAGCAGGTCAATGAAATTATATTCGGTAACTGCAGCCAGCGCAGTGACGAGCCGAATATTGCCCGCTGCATTGCCCTGGAAGCGGGATTTCCTGTTGAAACAACCGGTTTCACTATCCAGCGGCAGTGCAGTTCAGCCATGCAGTCTATTGTCTCAGCTTACCAGGAGATAATCCTCGGTGATGCCGATATTGTAATCGCCGGTGGCGTGGAATCGATGAGTTCTGTACCTTATGTATTGAAAAGCGCCCGCTGGGGGCAGAGGTTGCAGCATGGAGAGATGACCGACGCCCTCTGGGAAATGCTCATGGATCCGGTGCACAAAATTATGATGGGTGAAACCGCCGAACGGCTGGCTGAAAAATATAAAATCAGCCGCGAGGAGCAGGATGAAATCGCTTTTCGCAGCCATGACAATGCCTTGAAGGCAATCGACGGCGGAACATTTAAAGAAGAGATTGTTCCTGTAAATATCAGTACACGTAAGGGTGAAACCATTGTCGATACCGATGAACATCCCAGGCGTGATATTTCGCTTGAATCTTTGGCCAAACTTAAGCCTGTATTTCGCAAAGACGGTACCGTAACCGCCGGTAACTCTTCGGGCTTAAACGATGGCGCCGCTGCAGTGATTCTGATGAGCGCCTCCAGGGCAAAAGAACTTGGGATGAAACCGCTGGCTCGTATCGTTTCATATGCCTGGGCTGGAGTCGAACCTGATTTAATGGGCTATGGCCCTGTCCCGGCTACACGCAAGGCGCTTCGCAAAGCCAAAATGACCCTGGGCCAAATAGAGTTGATTGAACTTAATGAAGCCTTTGCTGCCCAGTACCTGGCCTGCGAGAAGCTCTTAGATCTCAACAGGGCTATTGTTAATGTAAACGGCAGCGGTGTTGGTCTGGGGCACCCTGTAGGCAGCACAGGCGCCCGTATCGTGGTCACCCTGCTGCATGAGATGGCCCGCCGCAACAATAAATACGGTCTGGCCACTCTCTGTGTGGGCGGAGGCATGGGCATGGCCATGATTCTGGAGCGATTCTAA
- a CDS encoding methylenetetrahydrofolate reductase, which produces MLELIAGSKLEKAINSGQFVVTGELGPPKGADLTAFRHHAEGMRNHVEACNITDNQTAIVRTSSIACGAVLVQMGIEPIIQMVVRDRNRICLQSDVLGAYALGIKNMLCLAGDHQMFGNEPGSKGVYDIDSMQLLKGLQTLRDEKKFMGGEELEGDISYFLGAVENPFADPFEYRVDRLEKKINAGASFIQTQCIFDLDRFEKWMEMVRERGLHKKVAILGGVTPMKSLGAARYMKNNVSGITIPDELVERLKGAEDKKAEGLKIAIETIERLKEIEGVAGVHIMAIAWEEVVPEIVERAGLYPRPKL; this is translated from the coding sequence ATGTTAGAATTGATCGCGGGGAGTAAACTGGAAAAAGCAATTAACAGTGGACAGTTTGTAGTAACCGGTGAGCTCGGACCGCCAAAAGGCGCCGATCTTACAGCATTCAGACATCATGCCGAAGGAATGCGCAACCACGTGGAAGCATGCAACATTACTGATAACCAGACAGCAATCGTGAGAACCTCCAGTATCGCCTGTGGCGCTGTTTTGGTCCAGATGGGTATAGAACCGATCATCCAGATGGTTGTCCGCGACCGCAACAGGATCTGCCTTCAGAGTGATGTTTTGGGCGCATATGCCCTCGGTATAAAGAATATGCTTTGCCTTGCCGGTGACCACCAGATGTTTGGTAACGAACCCGGTTCCAAGGGTGTTTACGATATTGACTCAATGCAGCTTTTAAAAGGGCTGCAGACCTTGCGCGATGAGAAGAAATTCATGGGTGGGGAAGAGCTTGAAGGAGACATAAGCTATTTCCTCGGTGCAGTGGAAAACCCCTTCGCCGATCCCTTTGAATACCGTGTGGATCGTCTGGAGAAGAAGATAAACGCCGGCGCAAGCTTCATTCAGACCCAGTGTATATTTGACCTCGATCGCTTCGAGAAATGGATGGAAATGGTCCGTGAGCGCGGTCTGCACAAGAAAGTGGCTATTCTTGGTGGTGTAACCCCGATGAAATCGCTCGGCGCTGCCAGGTATATGAAGAATAACGTTTCCGGTATTACCATTCCCGACGAGCTGGTCGAGAGGCTCAAGGGAGCGGAAGATAAAAAAGCAGAAGGTCTGAAGATTGCCATCGAAACCATCGAACGCTTAAAAGAAATCGAAGGTGTGGCCGGGGTTCATATCATGGCTATCGCCTGGGAAGAAGTCGTTCCCGAGATTGTCGAGCGGGCCGGTCTTTATCCCCGCCCGAAATTATAG
- a CDS encoding 3-hydroxybutyryl-CoA dehydrogenase translates to MKTIGVVGAGTMGSGIAQVSAEAGFNVIMRDVEDNFVQRGLGVISKNLGRAVEKGKKTQQEADEILGRIKGTTNLEEFKSVDLVIEAVIENMELKKVLYKELDAVCRPETVLASNTSGLSITEMASATGRPDKVVGMHFFNPVPVMKLVEVIKGAATSEETFNLIMDISEKLGKEPITVNEAPLFVVNRILVPMINEAAFVLMEGVAGAEDIDKGMMLGANHPIGPLALADLVGIDVLLAVQDTLYKETGDSKYRACPLIRKMVRAGHLGRKSGRGFYSYK, encoded by the coding sequence ATCAAAACAATTGGCGTTGTCGGCGCCGGGACTATGGGCAGTGGGATTGCCCAGGTTTCAGCAGAAGCCGGTTTTAATGTGATTATGCGTGATGTTGAAGATAACTTTGTCCAGCGCGGTTTGGGTGTAATCAGTAAAAACCTTGGACGGGCAGTTGAAAAAGGTAAAAAGACACAGCAGGAAGCTGACGAGATTCTCGGCCGGATCAAGGGGACGACAAATCTGGAAGAATTTAAAAGTGTCGATCTGGTTATCGAAGCAGTGATTGAAAATATGGAGTTAAAAAAAGTGCTCTACAAGGAGCTGGATGCAGTCTGCCGGCCGGAAACCGTCCTGGCCTCCAACACCTCAGGTCTAAGTATTACCGAGATGGCCTCAGCAACAGGCAGACCCGACAAGGTGGTTGGTATGCACTTCTTTAACCCGGTTCCGGTAATGAAGCTGGTCGAGGTAATTAAAGGCGCGGCAACCTCTGAAGAAACTTTTAATTTAATTATGGATATCTCAGAAAAACTGGGTAAAGAACCGATTACCGTCAATGAAGCCCCGCTGTTCGTGGTTAACCGTATTCTGGTTCCCATGATTAATGAAGCAGCATTCGTTCTCATGGAAGGAGTTGCCGGCGCTGAAGATATTGATAAGGGAATGATGCTAGGGGCCAATCATCCTATCGGCCCACTTGCCCTGGCCGACCTGGTCGGTATCGATGTCCTACTCGCTGTGCAGGATACGTTGTACAAAGAAACAGGCGATTCCAAGTACCGGGCCTGCCCCCTGATTCGCAAAATGGTTCGCGCCGGCCACCTGGGCCGTAAAAGCGGCCGCGGGTTTTACAGCTACAAGTAG